The Posidoniimonas polymericola genome includes a window with the following:
- a CDS encoding ATP-binding protein: protein MPSLFVIQGRDQGTRFELRESPTSIGRDSDNTMQLHDTEVSRKHAEVTLDGSRVLLRDLNSSNGSYVNGKAVRQALLRSGDQLQLGRSLLLFTGPKEESIDSGDSRVDIVASVLDGDESRILHSISHAEGSELLATPADQTQSPWLARARSNLQIMYRTSLAVSHTLDIDQLLSRIMDMIFEWVEADRGCIMLKNQQTGKLEPRVRRHRRGIQTEERISISKTILDYVVNNGEGVLTSNARDDNRWDPAQSIVKMGVREAICVPMQGRYDIVGVIYIDTSLTPQRIAQQKSANQFGQEHLKLMVAIAHQAALAVEDTSYYQAMVQAERLAAVGQTIATLSHHIKNILQGVRGGSYLIELGMTDHEKAMSEGEEGLEIDAEAAAKAVSTMRKGWKIVDKNQERISGLVMDMLTFSKERVPEPVPSDLNEVTADVVELVQARAKDLSVELQWRPGGDIPTIEFDPDAIHRAVLNVVTNAIDACEGRDPARVTVGTQLDTEARRAVVLVEDTGVGIAPEDVESVFTVFVSKKGSRGTGLGLSVTQKIFHEHGGAVSLTSEPGKGTTFRLELPLESKIRKSDEAERAEEEEMSGPDDIASTLVNIVDDSVTDDGVSDSSVVDDSSHV, encoded by the coding sequence GTGCCGTCGCTGTTTGTTATCCAAGGACGAGACCAAGGCACCCGGTTCGAGCTGCGCGAGAGCCCGACCTCGATCGGCCGCGACAGCGACAACACCATGCAGCTGCACGACACCGAGGTGTCGCGCAAGCACGCCGAGGTCACCCTCGACGGCAGCCGCGTGCTGCTGCGGGACCTCAACAGCTCGAACGGCAGCTACGTCAACGGCAAGGCGGTCCGCCAGGCCCTGCTCCGCAGCGGCGACCAGCTGCAGCTCGGCCGTTCGCTGCTGCTGTTCACCGGGCCCAAGGAAGAGTCGATCGACTCCGGCGACAGCCGCGTCGACATCGTGGCCTCGGTGCTCGACGGCGACGAGTCGCGGATCCTGCACTCGATCAGCCACGCCGAGGGGAGCGAGCTGCTCGCCACCCCCGCCGACCAGACCCAGAGCCCGTGGCTGGCCCGCGCCCGCAGCAACCTCCAGATCATGTACCGCACGTCGCTGGCGGTGAGCCACACGCTGGACATCGACCAGCTGCTCTCCCGCATCATGGACATGATCTTCGAGTGGGTCGAGGCCGACCGCGGGTGCATCATGCTGAAGAACCAGCAGACCGGCAAGCTGGAGCCGCGGGTCCGACGCCACCGCCGCGGCATCCAGACCGAAGAGCGGATCAGCATCAGCAAGACCATCCTCGACTACGTCGTGAACAACGGCGAGGGCGTGCTGACCAGCAACGCCCGCGACGACAACCGCTGGGACCCGGCCCAGAGCATCGTGAAGATGGGCGTCCGCGAGGCGATCTGCGTCCCGATGCAGGGCCGCTACGACATCGTCGGCGTGATCTACATCGACACCTCGCTCACGCCGCAGCGGATCGCCCAGCAGAAGTCGGCCAACCAGTTCGGCCAGGAGCACCTCAAGCTGATGGTCGCCATCGCCCACCAGGCGGCGCTCGCGGTCGAGGACACCTCGTACTACCAGGCGATGGTGCAGGCCGAGCGGCTGGCGGCGGTCGGACAGACCATCGCCACGCTCTCGCACCACATCAAGAACATCCTGCAGGGCGTCCGCGGCGGCAGCTACCTGATAGAGCTCGGTATGACCGACCACGAGAAGGCGATGAGCGAGGGCGAAGAAGGCCTCGAGATCGACGCCGAAGCCGCCGCCAAGGCCGTCTCGACGATGCGCAAGGGCTGGAAGATTGTCGACAAGAACCAGGAGCGGATCTCCGGCCTGGTGATGGACATGCTCACCTTCAGCAAGGAGCGTGTGCCCGAGCCGGTCCCCAGCGACCTCAACGAGGTGACCGCCGACGTGGTCGAGCTGGTGCAGGCCCGCGCCAAGGACCTCAGCGTCGAGCTGCAGTGGCGCCCCGGCGGCGACATCCCGACCATCGAGTTCGACCCCGACGCCATCCACCGCGCGGTGCTGAACGTCGTGACCAACGCGATCGACGCCTGCGAGGGGCGCGACCCCGCCCGCGTGACCGTCGGCACGCAGCTCGACACCGAGGCCCGCCGGGCGGTCGTGCTTGTCGAGGACACGGGCGTCGGCATCGCGCCGGAGGACGTCGAGTCGGTGTTCACGGTGTTTGTCTCGAAGAAGGGCAGCCGCGGCACCGGCCTAGGCCTGTCGGTGACTCAGAAGATTTTCCACGAGCACGGCGGCGCCGTCAGCCTGACGAGCGAGCCCGGCAAGGGCACCACGTTCCGCCTCGAGCTGCCGCTCGAGTCGAAGATCCGCAAGAGCGACGAGGCCGAGCGGGCCGAGGAAGAAGAGATGTCCGGCCCCGACGACATCGCGTCGACACTGGTCAACATCGTGGACGACAGCGTCACCGACGACGGCGTCTCCGACAGCAGCGTCGTGGACGACAGCAGCCACGTTTAG
- a CDS encoding P-II family nitrogen regulator yields the protein MKLIVTVIQPTRLNAVREALAHIGVTRMTACDAMGYARQRGHLETFRGHEYQTQLLRKLELEIAVNDDYVERTIACLEEFARTSTEGHIGDGKIFVLPIDRVIQISDGQGGQGAV from the coding sequence ATGAAGCTCATTGTTACCGTGATCCAGCCGACGCGTTTGAACGCGGTCCGCGAGGCGCTCGCCCACATCGGCGTTACCCGCATGACCGCGTGCGACGCCATGGGCTACGCGCGGCAACGCGGTCACCTCGAGACCTTCCGCGGCCACGAGTACCAGACCCAGCTGCTCCGCAAGCTGGAGCTCGAGATCGCCGTCAACGACGACTACGTCGAGCGGACGATCGCGTGCCTGGAAGAGTTTGCCCGCACTAGCACCGAGGGCCACATCGGCGACGGCAAGATCTTTGTGCTGCCGATCGACCGGGTGATCCAGATCAGCGATGGCCAGGGCGGCCAGGGCGCTGTTTAG
- a CDS encoding zinc-dependent metalloprotease — protein sequence MASKPWGYRLLTSFFAIGCLLTALTARAAEPEQDAQSEAAKPADDGKVSASSDDSSSSEKDSDKKSDGADSKYPPLSKVTKDLKTIDDGLIKLHQGDDKLLAELKPADLDKDYIVLITIAKGIGQRPILGGYSWGFGDDWVWQFRKVGERIHVVRRNVRFRADSGSPSEKAVAMAFTDSVLYSLPIITRGSGGSYVVDLGQVFLSDLPQISMVLPGFTFSKSRSTWANVEAHPKNLEVQVAATYASAGRDDFDTVPDSRGVTVGVHYSISRLPESNYKPRLADDRIGYFLTVRKDYSKAENEDRFVRYINRWNLQKADPDAEKSPPKEPIVFWLEKTIPYKYRKPIRDGIAEWNKAFEKAGFYDAIDVRQQPDDATWEPGDINYNTFRWITSSAGFAMGPSRVNPLTGEILDADIIFDADFLQTWKVRYETFTPEGIAAMTGGPIDLESYRQQQSSTPIALRHRHGERCSCNLLHGMSQQFALGASVGAVRKRSPEDLEKLIMQGLKEVTMHEVGHTLGLRHNFKASALYSPAELNDVSKTSKTGLTASVMDYSPVNLAPPGTEQGDYYSTTIGPYDYWAIEYGYKPLKGSTEAELPELKKIAARSGEPGLAYLTDEDTRGIDPDPHSIRFDMSNDLVGWAKGQAAIVADAMPEIVESVTDEGDGYEKARRAFGVLLSTHGQAMFMASRYVGGVYVSRSHVGDENAPSPFEVVDAKQQREALDLIEEQVFSDKPFDIPPKMYNQLAPSRWSHWGQDVVDRPDYPAHEVILLWQERILDRLLSPLTLTRVHDSELKTPSDQDALTTAELLDRLTAAIFAELDADPGDREYTVRTPAVSSLRRNLQRVYLERLARLALGSTSAPQDCQTLAYAELKSLEDKMANVADSDKLDSYTSAHLLESRARIEKTLDAVMLTSP from the coding sequence GACGATCGACGACGGGCTGATCAAGCTCCACCAGGGCGACGACAAACTGCTCGCCGAGCTCAAACCAGCGGACCTCGACAAGGACTACATCGTCCTGATCACCATCGCCAAGGGCATCGGCCAGCGGCCGATCCTTGGCGGTTACAGCTGGGGATTCGGCGACGACTGGGTGTGGCAGTTCCGCAAGGTGGGCGAGCGGATCCACGTGGTGCGCCGCAATGTCCGCTTCCGCGCCGACTCGGGCAGCCCGAGCGAGAAGGCGGTCGCGATGGCGTTCACCGACAGCGTGCTGTACAGCCTGCCGATCATTACCCGCGGGTCCGGCGGCTCTTACGTGGTCGACCTCGGGCAGGTTTTCCTGAGCGACCTGCCGCAGATCTCGATGGTGCTGCCGGGCTTCACGTTCAGCAAGTCGCGTTCGACCTGGGCCAATGTCGAGGCCCATCCGAAGAACCTCGAGGTCCAGGTCGCCGCCACTTACGCGTCGGCCGGCCGCGACGACTTTGACACCGTGCCCGACTCGCGTGGCGTCACGGTCGGCGTGCACTACTCGATCAGCCGCCTGCCGGAGTCGAACTACAAGCCGCGCCTGGCCGACGACCGCATCGGGTACTTTCTGACGGTCCGCAAAGACTACTCGAAGGCCGAGAACGAAGACCGCTTCGTGCGGTACATCAACCGCTGGAACCTGCAGAAGGCCGACCCGGACGCCGAGAAGTCGCCCCCCAAGGAGCCGATCGTCTTCTGGCTCGAGAAGACCATCCCCTACAAGTACCGCAAGCCGATCCGCGACGGCATCGCCGAGTGGAACAAGGCGTTCGAGAAAGCCGGGTTCTACGATGCGATCGACGTCCGCCAGCAGCCGGACGACGCGACCTGGGAGCCGGGCGACATCAACTACAACACGTTCCGGTGGATTACGTCGAGCGCCGGCTTCGCCATGGGCCCGTCCCGCGTGAACCCGCTGACAGGCGAGATCCTCGACGCCGACATTATCTTCGACGCCGACTTCCTGCAGACCTGGAAGGTCCGCTACGAGACCTTCACCCCCGAGGGCATCGCCGCGATGACCGGCGGCCCGATCGACCTAGAGAGCTACCGCCAGCAGCAGAGCTCGACGCCGATCGCCCTGCGTCACCGCCACGGCGAACGCTGCAGCTGTAACCTGCTGCACGGCATGTCGCAGCAGTTCGCGCTGGGCGCCTCGGTCGGGGCGGTCCGCAAGCGGAGCCCGGAGGACCTCGAGAAGCTGATCATGCAGGGCCTCAAGGAGGTCACGATGCACGAGGTGGGCCACACGCTCGGTCTGCGGCACAACTTTAAGGCCAGCGCGCTGTACTCGCCCGCCGAGCTGAACGACGTCTCCAAGACCAGCAAGACCGGCCTGACCGCGTCGGTGATGGACTACTCCCCCGTGAACCTGGCGCCGCCGGGAACCGAGCAGGGCGACTACTACTCGACCACTATCGGCCCGTACGACTACTGGGCGATCGAGTACGGCTACAAGCCGCTCAAGGGCTCGACCGAGGCCGAGCTGCCCGAGCTGAAGAAGATCGCCGCCCGCTCTGGCGAGCCGGGCCTGGCCTACCTGACCGACGAGGACACCCGCGGCATCGACCCGGACCCGCACAGCATCCGCTTCGACATGTCGAACGACCTGGTCGGGTGGGCAAAGGGGCAGGCCGCCATCGTGGCCGACGCAATGCCGGAGATCGTCGAGAGCGTGACCGACGAGGGCGACGGCTACGAGAAGGCCCGGCGGGCGTTTGGCGTGCTGCTGTCGACCCACGGCCAGGCGATGTTCATGGCCTCGCGGTACGTCGGCGGCGTGTATGTCAGCCGCAGCCACGTCGGCGACGAGAACGCCCCCTCCCCGTTCGAGGTGGTCGACGCCAAGCAGCAACGCGAGGCGCTCGACCTGATCGAAGAGCAGGTGTTCAGCGACAAGCCGTTTGATATCCCGCCGAAGATGTACAACCAGCTGGCGCCCTCCCGCTGGAGCCATTGGGGGCAGGACGTCGTCGACCGGCCCGACTACCCGGCCCACGAGGTGATCCTGCTGTGGCAGGAGCGGATCCTCGATCGGCTGCTGTCGCCGCTGACCCTCACCCGCGTGCACGACAGCGAGCTCAAGACCCCGTCCGACCAGGACGCGCTGACCACCGCCGAACTGCTCGACCGGCTCACGGCCGCTATCTTTGCGGAGCTCGACGCCGACCCGGGCGACCGCGAGTACACGGTCCGCACGCCGGCAGTGAGCAGCCTGCGCCGCAACCTGCAGCGGGTCTACCTCGAACGCCTGGCCCGCCTGGCCCTGGGGTCCACGAGCGCCCCGCAGGACTGCCAGACGCTGGCCTACGCGGAGCTCAAGTCGCTGGAGGACAAGATGGCCAACGTCGCCGATTCCGACAAGCTCGACAGCTACACGAGCGCCCACCTGCTGGAGTCGCGGGCGCGTATCGAGAAGACCCTGGACGCCGTGATGCTGACCTCGCCTTAG